One genomic window of Nakamurella panacisegetis includes the following:
- the ruvC gene encoding crossover junction endodeoxyribonuclease RuvC, producing MRVLGVDPGLTRCGVGVVDGGPGQKPTLVEVLVVRTPPEDDIAYRLLAVAERVEALLDQHRPDTVAIERVFSQSNVRTVMGTAQAAGVVALAAARRGIPVAWHTPSEVKAAVSGNGNADKAQVTAMVTRLLRLDAAPKPADAADALALAICHLWRSPMQSRLAAALSTSVLAARPARIGSVGR from the coding sequence GTGCGAGTGCTCGGGGTCGATCCGGGGCTGACCCGATGTGGGGTCGGCGTGGTCGACGGGGGACCGGGCCAGAAGCCGACGCTGGTCGAGGTGCTGGTGGTGCGCACGCCGCCGGAAGACGACATCGCGTATCGGCTGCTGGCGGTGGCCGAGCGGGTCGAAGCCCTGCTCGATCAGCACCGACCCGACACGGTGGCCATCGAGCGGGTGTTCAGCCAGTCCAACGTCCGGACCGTGATGGGTACGGCCCAAGCGGCCGGCGTGGTCGCGCTGGCCGCCGCCCGGCGCGGCATCCCCGTCGCCTGGCACACTCCGAGCGAGGTCAAGGCCGCCGTCTCCGGCAACGGAAACGCCGACAAGGCGCAGGTCACGGCCATGGTCACGCGCCTGCTCAGGCTGGACGCGGCGCCGAAGCCGGCCGATGCCGCCGACGCGCTCGCGCTCGCCATCTGTCATCTGTGGAGGTCGCCCATGCAGAGCCGGTTGGCCGCTGCGTTGTCCACCTCGGTGTTGGCCGCCCGTCCGGCTCGGATCGGGAGCGTGGGCCGATGA
- a CDS encoding YebC/PmpR family DNA-binding transcriptional regulator translates to MSGHSKWATTKHQKAAKDAKRSKAFAKLIKNIEVAARMGGGDPDGNPTLWDAIQKAKKTSVPIDNINRAVKRGSGAEAGGADYQGITYEGYGPNGVAMMIECLTDNRNRAASEVRVAVTRNGGNMADPGSVSYLFSRKGLVVVPKSEGLTEDDLLMAVLDAGAEEVSDSGDVFEIVSEATDLVAVRTAVQEAGIDYDSADPTFIASLNVPLDVEGARKVMKLVDAIEDLDDVQNVYTNAEIPDDVLAALDEE, encoded by the coding sequence ATGAGCGGCCACTCCAAATGGGCTACCACCAAGCACCAGAAGGCGGCCAAGGACGCCAAGCGGAGCAAGGCGTTCGCCAAGTTGATCAAGAACATCGAGGTCGCGGCCCGGATGGGCGGCGGTGACCCGGACGGCAACCCGACCCTGTGGGACGCCATCCAGAAGGCCAAGAAGACCTCGGTTCCGATCGACAACATCAACCGCGCCGTCAAGCGAGGCTCGGGAGCCGAAGCCGGTGGGGCCGACTACCAGGGCATCACCTACGAGGGGTACGGCCCCAACGGCGTGGCCATGATGATCGAGTGCCTCACCGACAACCGCAACCGTGCGGCCAGCGAGGTCCGGGTAGCCGTCACCCGGAACGGCGGCAACATGGCCGATCCCGGATCGGTCTCCTACCTGTTCAGCCGCAAGGGTCTGGTGGTCGTCCCCAAGTCAGAGGGGCTGACCGAGGACGACCTGCTGATGGCGGTGCTGGACGCCGGCGCCGAGGAGGTCTCCGATTCCGGTGACGTGTTCGAGATCGTCTCCGAGGCAACCGATCTGGTCGCCGTGCGGACCGCGGTCCAGGAGGCCGGCATCGACTACGACTCGGCCGACCCCACGTTCATCGCGTCGCTCAACGTGCCGCTGGACGTCGAGGGTGCCCGCAAGGTGATGAAGTTGGTCGACGCCATCGAGGACCTGGACGACGTCCAGAACGTGTACACCAACGCCGAGATCCCCGACGACGTCCTGGCCGCCCTGGACGAGGAGTAG
- the yczR gene encoding MocR-like transcription factor YczR, with product MNESTARISAATLVRRLGPLPAGGSGPAYRNLAERIRNAVLDGRLAVSAGLPSERELAAGLTLSRTTVAAAYTLLRQQGWLDSRRGSGSRLRLPGTDSGAVADPARSVGPAGWFGVPEPSGPDVIDLATASLPAPAEAITAAAAKAVADLPAHLGGDGYSPYGLLGLREAIADRYTLDGVPTTADQILVTNGAQHAFTLTLQELTAPGDRVLIECPTYPLALDAIRAARRIPGPVGLPGPDQEQCGGPWDPDLIAATLRQTAPRLAYLIPDFQNPTGAVMDAETRAAVARAARASNTPLLIDESFRDMSFPGREALPPRMASFDSGLRMVSLGSLSKSFWGGLRIGWIRAAPTLINRLATGRALGDMSGPVLDQLLAIHLLRDPQDALDLQRGRLASGAATLTGALTRLLPRWQASRPTGGAFLWVALPGPFASELARLAPSVGLRIAPGPRFGPDGTMESYLRLPFSQPPEKLTTAVHRLAAIADRAAERRPTDVSGWLA from the coding sequence ATGAATGAGTCCACTGCCCGGATTTCCGCCGCCACGCTGGTCCGCCGGCTCGGGCCACTTCCGGCCGGCGGGTCCGGCCCGGCCTATCGCAACCTCGCCGAGCGCATCCGCAACGCGGTCCTGGACGGTCGGCTCGCCGTCAGCGCCGGTCTGCCCAGTGAACGCGAGCTGGCCGCCGGGCTGACCCTGTCCCGGACCACGGTGGCCGCGGCGTACACGCTGCTTCGCCAGCAAGGCTGGCTGGACTCACGGCGAGGCTCCGGAAGTCGGCTGCGGCTGCCGGGCACCGACTCCGGGGCGGTGGCGGATCCGGCCCGCAGCGTCGGGCCGGCCGGCTGGTTCGGCGTTCCGGAGCCCAGCGGGCCTGACGTCATCGATCTCGCCACGGCGAGCCTGCCCGCGCCGGCCGAGGCGATCACCGCGGCTGCGGCCAAGGCCGTGGCCGACCTTCCGGCCCACCTGGGCGGCGACGGTTACAGCCCGTACGGGCTGCTGGGGCTGCGTGAGGCGATCGCCGATCGCTACACCCTCGACGGAGTCCCAACGACGGCCGACCAGATCCTGGTCACCAACGGGGCCCAGCACGCGTTCACCCTGACCCTGCAGGAACTCACAGCCCCGGGGGACCGGGTGTTGATCGAGTGCCCGACCTATCCCCTGGCCCTTGACGCCATCCGGGCCGCCCGCCGGATACCCGGTCCGGTCGGCCTGCCCGGGCCGGACCAGGAGCAGTGCGGAGGCCCGTGGGACCCTGATCTGATCGCCGCCACCCTGCGGCAGACGGCTCCCCGACTGGCCTATCTCATCCCGGATTTCCAGAATCCGACGGGTGCCGTGATGGACGCCGAGACCCGGGCCGCCGTCGCCCGGGCCGCTCGCGCCAGCAACACCCCGCTGCTGATCGACGAGTCGTTCCGGGACATGTCCTTCCCGGGGCGGGAAGCCCTCCCGCCCCGGATGGCGTCGTTCGACAGCGGACTGCGGATGGTGTCGCTCGGCTCGCTCTCCAAGTCGTTCTGGGGCGGTCTGCGGATCGGCTGGATCCGCGCCGCCCCGACGCTGATCAACCGGTTGGCCACCGGCCGGGCACTGGGTGACATGTCCGGCCCCGTACTGGACCAGTTGCTGGCGATCCACCTGCTGCGCGATCCGCAGGACGCCCTCGATCTGCAACGGGGGCGCCTCGCCTCCGGGGCGGCGACGCTCACCGGAGCCCTCACCCGGCTCCTGCCCCGGTGGCAGGCCAGCCGGCCGACCGGAGGCGCCTTCCTCTGGGTCGCGCTGCCCGGACCGTTCGCGTCGGAACTGGCCCGGTTGGCGCCGTCGGTCGGCCTTCGCATCGCCCCTGGTCCCCGATTCGGGCCCGACGGAACCATGGAGTCCTACCTGCGGCTACCGTTCAGCCAGCCGCCGGAGAAGCTGACGACCGCCGTGCACCGGCTCGCCGCGATCGCTGACCGCGCGGCCGAGCGCCGACCGACGGACGTGTCCGGTTGGCTGGCCTGA
- the yajC gene encoding preprotein translocase subunit YajC, with the protein MQNFALLILMFGAVGVMMVFGSRNKKKMALKAAELQAAIVPGTRVMTTSGLHATVTAVADDTIELEIAPGIYTTWVRAAVREIVVPAGDEEFAQTEYDDADYAELSGQEIEPIHDDHPSLEKRSNDVN; encoded by the coding sequence ATGCAGAACTTCGCGCTTTTGATCCTGATGTTCGGCGCGGTCGGCGTGATGATGGTCTTCGGCTCCCGCAACAAGAAGAAGATGGCCCTGAAGGCGGCTGAGCTGCAGGCGGCCATCGTCCCCGGCACTCGGGTGATGACCACCTCCGGTCTGCACGCCACCGTCACCGCGGTCGCCGACGACACCATCGAACTCGAGATCGCCCCCGGTATCTACACCACCTGGGTCCGCGCCGCCGTCCGCGAGATCGTCGTCCCGGCCGGCGACGAGGAGTTCGCCCAGACCGAGTACGACGACGCCGACTACGCCGAGCTGTCCGGCCAGGAGATCGAGCCGATCCACGATGATCACCCGTCGCTGGAGAAGCGCAGCAACGACGTCAACTAA
- the secD gene encoding protein translocase subunit SecD, translating into MASPAGQFRPWRLITAFAILVVVLYGLVFGTKGSNSPKLGIDLQGGTQLTLTAHTVDGSVPSKTAMQQAQDILIKRVNASGVTGAQVQIDGNTTLTVTTPGNQDLSTLTNSARLNIRPQLAQGYDYDLVSAASTATSGTATSGAATTGAKTSSSVVAGEPGTSTKAATTSSAAPSPQGLRAAAAATTSATTGATTTSTTKSTAKSTTTTAPAASSGAVASSGAAATTAALKKTWPIAGSNPKNPDQPAATTAEGWAAWVTAAETAASNGTISCTDVNKAAGVDLPDLPLIACGTSANGGGVYVLDKTLIQGSEIKSAAAGLDTSSGAGWVVNLSFKSDGYKTWSSYTSTSANIGKQTAFTLDGEVISSPSIKQAITTVTTMISGSFTQATANDLANSLNFGALPLDFKQSASTTISAELGSQYLDAGLIAGGIGLLLVVLYCLVYYRLLGLITIGSLVLSGGLVYAIMVLLGRWIGLSLDLAGVAGLIVAIGITADSFVIYFERLKDEVREGRTFRSAVPRGWERAKRTILSADAVSFLSAVILYLVAVGDVKGFAFTLGLSTVLDLVVVYLVTHPLVALASGSKIFNSARFSGLGAVAAAGARQRAATARLTAKEA; encoded by the coding sequence GTGGCAAGCCCTGCTGGTCAGTTCCGACCCTGGCGGTTGATCACCGCCTTCGCGATCCTGGTGGTCGTTCTCTACGGCCTGGTCTTCGGCACCAAGGGATCCAATTCCCCGAAGCTGGGCATCGACCTGCAGGGTGGGACACAACTCACACTGACGGCACACACCGTCGACGGATCGGTGCCGTCGAAGACGGCGATGCAGCAGGCTCAGGACATCCTGATCAAGCGGGTGAACGCCAGTGGCGTCACCGGAGCCCAGGTGCAGATCGACGGGAACACGACGCTCACCGTCACCACCCCGGGGAACCAGGACCTGTCCACGCTGACCAACTCGGCGCGGCTGAACATTCGCCCGCAACTCGCCCAGGGGTACGACTACGACCTGGTCAGTGCCGCGTCGACGGCCACCAGTGGGACCGCCACGAGCGGCGCCGCGACTACTGGGGCGAAGACATCGAGTTCGGTCGTCGCCGGCGAGCCCGGCACGTCCACCAAGGCCGCCACCACGTCGTCCGCCGCTCCGTCGCCGCAGGGCCTGCGCGCGGCCGCTGCCGCGACCACGTCGGCCACGACCGGCGCCACCACGACGTCGACCACCAAGTCGACCGCGAAGTCGACGACCACCACGGCCCCGGCGGCGTCCTCCGGTGCCGTCGCGTCGTCGGGCGCCGCCGCGACCACCGCGGCGTTGAAGAAGACCTGGCCGATCGCCGGGAGCAACCCGAAGAACCCGGACCAGCCCGCCGCCACCACGGCCGAAGGTTGGGCGGCGTGGGTCACCGCGGCGGAGACCGCGGCGAGCAACGGAACCATCAGCTGCACCGACGTTAACAAGGCGGCCGGCGTCGACCTGCCCGATCTCCCGCTGATCGCATGCGGAACCTCCGCCAACGGGGGCGGGGTCTACGTCTTGGACAAGACGCTGATCCAGGGCAGCGAGATCAAGAGCGCCGCCGCCGGGCTGGACACCAGCAGCGGTGCCGGCTGGGTCGTCAACCTGTCGTTCAAGAGCGACGGCTACAAGACGTGGTCGAGCTACACCTCGACCTCGGCGAACATCGGTAAGCAGACCGCCTTCACCCTCGATGGCGAGGTCATCTCCAGCCCGTCCATCAAGCAGGCGATCACGACTGTGACCACGATGATCAGCGGCAGCTTCACGCAAGCCACCGCGAATGACCTGGCCAACTCGTTGAACTTCGGTGCCCTTCCGCTCGACTTCAAGCAGAGCGCGTCGACCACCATCAGCGCCGAACTCGGTTCGCAGTACCTCGACGCCGGCCTGATCGCCGGCGGCATCGGCTTGCTGCTCGTCGTCCTGTACTGCCTGGTCTACTACCGCCTGCTCGGGTTGATCACCATCGGCTCGCTCGTGCTCTCCGGTGGACTGGTGTACGCGATCATGGTGCTGCTCGGCCGCTGGATCGGCCTGAGCCTGGACCTGGCCGGTGTGGCCGGCCTGATCGTCGCCATCGGCATCACGGCCGACTCGTTCGTCATCTACTTCGAACGGCTCAAGGACGAAGTCCGAGAGGGTCGGACCTTCCGGTCCGCCGTCCCGCGGGGCTGGGAACGCGCGAAGCGCACCATTCTGTCCGCCGACGCGGTTTCGTTCCTGTCGGCCGTCATCCTGTACCTGGTCGCCGTGGGTGACGTGAAGGGCTTCGCGTTCACGCTGGGGCTGTCCACCGTCCTCGACCTGGTGGTCGTCTACCTGGTGACGCACCCGCTGGTCGCCCTGGCCTCCGGCAGCAAGATCTTCAACTCGGCCCGCTTCTCCGGCCTGGGGGCAGTCGCTGCCGCCGGCGCCCGCCAGCGTGCCGCGACCGCTCGCCTGACCGCGAAGGAGGCCTGA
- the ruvB gene encoding Holliday junction branch migration DNA helicase RuvB, translating to MGDPRADQVAGAEDQLDPALLPGDAEVEASLRPRTLSEFVGQVRVREQLELVLSAAKLRSAVPDHILLAGPPGLGKTSLAMIIAAELGAAIRLTSGPALERAGDLAAMLSNLVEGDVLFIDEIHRIARPAEEMLYLAMEDFRVDVMVGKGPGATSIPLDIAPFTLVGATTRSGQLTSPLRDRFGFTAHMEFYTPEELLRVISRSAGILGMGLPKDAAAEIAKRSRGTPRIANRLLRRVRDFAQVRADGVADLAVARAALKVYDVDELGLDRLDRAVLTALCQSFGGGPVGLTTLAVAVGEEPTTVEEVCEPFLVRLGMLARTPRGRIATPLAWSHLGLEQRPGTAFTGTLFDEDA from the coding sequence ATGGGCGACCCCAGGGCCGATCAGGTGGCCGGGGCCGAGGATCAACTCGATCCGGCCCTGTTGCCGGGGGACGCCGAGGTCGAAGCCTCGTTGCGGCCGCGGACCCTGTCGGAGTTCGTCGGTCAGGTGAGGGTCCGCGAGCAGCTCGAGCTGGTGCTGTCCGCAGCCAAGCTCCGCTCCGCTGTGCCGGACCACATCCTGTTGGCCGGTCCGCCCGGCCTGGGCAAGACCTCTCTGGCCATGATCATCGCGGCCGAGCTCGGTGCGGCCATCCGCCTGACGTCCGGACCGGCCCTGGAACGGGCCGGCGATCTGGCCGCCATGCTGTCGAACCTGGTCGAGGGCGACGTCCTGTTCATCGACGAGATCCACCGCATCGCCCGGCCGGCGGAGGAGATGCTGTACCTGGCCATGGAGGACTTCCGGGTCGACGTGATGGTCGGCAAGGGGCCGGGAGCCACGTCCATCCCGCTCGACATCGCCCCGTTCACCCTGGTCGGCGCGACGACCCGGTCCGGGCAACTGACCTCCCCGCTGCGCGACCGGTTCGGCTTCACCGCCCACATGGAGTTCTACACACCGGAAGAGCTGCTGCGCGTGATCAGCCGGAGCGCCGGAATCCTGGGTATGGGACTGCCTAAGGACGCGGCGGCCGAGATCGCCAAACGCTCGCGGGGCACACCGCGGATCGCCAACCGACTGCTGCGTCGGGTGCGGGACTTCGCCCAGGTGAGGGCGGACGGGGTGGCCGATCTGGCCGTGGCCCGGGCTGCGCTGAAGGTGTACGACGTCGACGAGCTCGGTCTGGACCGGCTGGACCGGGCCGTTCTGACCGCGCTGTGCCAATCGTTCGGCGGCGGACCGGTCGGCCTGACCACGTTGGCCGTGGCCGTCGGTGAGGAGCCGACCACGGTCGAGGAGGTCTGCGAACCCTTCCTGGTCCGGCTGGGCATGCTGGCGCGCACCCCGCGCGGCCGGATCGCGACCCCTCTGGCCTGGTCGCACCTCGGCCTCGAGCAGCGGCCGGGTACCGCGTTCACCGGGACGTTGTTCGACGAGGACGCCTGA
- the ruvA gene encoding Holliday junction branch migration protein RuvA → MIASVRGTVTAITLDHVVVEVGGVGLAIRTTPSTLAGLRRGEEARLATTLVVREDSLTLFGFASDESKELFELVQSVSGVGPKIALALIAVLEPEELRRALASGDYNTLTRAPGIGRKGAERLVLELRDKVGVVSTATASGGPAAAVAWRPKLSEALVGLGFTVKQADDAIATLASDTEDAAVRDGDVGLLLRRALGLLGRHR, encoded by the coding sequence ATGATCGCCTCCGTCCGCGGCACGGTCACCGCCATCACCCTCGATCACGTCGTGGTCGAGGTGGGTGGGGTCGGTCTGGCCATCCGCACCACGCCGTCGACCCTGGCCGGCCTGCGCCGCGGCGAGGAAGCCCGCCTGGCCACCACGCTGGTCGTCCGGGAGGACTCCCTCACCCTGTTCGGATTCGCCTCGGACGAGTCGAAGGAGCTGTTCGAGCTGGTGCAGTCGGTGTCCGGAGTCGGACCGAAGATCGCGCTCGCGCTGATCGCGGTGCTGGAGCCGGAGGAGCTCCGCCGTGCCCTGGCCTCCGGCGACTACAACACGCTGACCAGGGCTCCGGGTATCGGCCGCAAGGGCGCCGAACGCCTGGTGCTGGAACTGCGGGACAAGGTCGGTGTGGTGTCCACGGCGACCGCCTCGGGTGGACCGGCCGCGGCGGTGGCCTGGCGTCCCAAGCTGTCCGAGGCGTTGGTCGGGCTCGGCTTCACCGTCAAGCAGGCCGACGACGCGATCGCCACCCTGGCCTCCGATACCGAGGACGCCGCGGTGCGTGACGGCGACGTCGGTCTGCTGCTGCGCCGGGCGCTCGGCCTGCTCGGGCGACACCGGTGA
- a CDS encoding DUF2269 family protein, which yields MNTLLVTLHVVAAVFIVGPMAILPQTAMKAIRAGEGAIVERVARSTMIFSLLSLLVAVLGFGALATADKSNDWSISTPWVLIALLVYVVAVALSLLAVVPALRSAGEHLLDPAGENLRSKDYTRIAMASGIVSLLLVVVVVLMVWKP from the coding sequence ATGAACACCCTTCTTGTCACCCTGCACGTCGTCGCGGCGGTGTTCATCGTCGGGCCGATGGCCATCCTGCCGCAGACCGCCATGAAGGCCATCCGCGCAGGCGAGGGCGCCATCGTCGAACGAGTGGCCCGGTCGACCATGATCTTCAGCCTGCTCTCCCTGCTGGTGGCGGTCCTCGGGTTCGGCGCGCTCGCCACCGCAGACAAGAGCAACGACTGGAGCATCTCGACCCCGTGGGTGCTCATCGCCCTGCTGGTGTACGTCGTGGCGGTCGCCCTCAGCCTGCTGGCCGTCGTGCCCGCCCTGCGCAGTGCAGGCGAGCACCTTCTCGACCCGGCCGGCGAGAACCTACGGTCGAAGGACTACACCCGGATCGCCATGGCCTCGGGCATCGTGTCGTTGTTGCTCGTCGTCGTGGTCGTCCTGATGGTCTGGAAGCCCTGA
- the secF gene encoding protein translocase subunit SecF → MATDTASVATHDEAARLSREMHTGSFVSRLSTGTGAFDVIGRRRYYYVLSGFLVVASLLLIIIKGFHLGTDFAGGSKLTFTPTNSVSVAQVTEVLDKTYGNGVVEKVQTLGGKTLQATMTSLSEPQIAAGKSALTKAFNLPASSVSGSEVSSTWGSQISDRAILAVVIFFIAVGIFIWVRYEKRVAAGALVSVLHDVIVTSGIYSLAGFEVTPATVIGMLTILGFSLYDTVVVYDKVQENAKGMTSLLRRTYPETANLAVNQTLMRSLNTSLIALLPVVGLLVAGVAVLGGGTLKDLALVLLVGMLVGAYSSIFVAVPVAVDLKMREITIRNHTARVLAKRKQDGTIVDADGDPVGVKTADGTVRHVSAPVKVTPVTVGMKASAAPRPGVKPQRPARPASTKMVNGKPVVEKAAPTTAATEEPAPSSIAELASQAVNRPQPTAKPKPGSKAARPTGKRGR, encoded by the coding sequence ATGGCAACGGACACCGCATCAGTGGCCACGCACGACGAGGCGGCCCGACTCAGCCGGGAGATGCACACCGGTAGTTTCGTCTCGCGGCTGTCCACCGGCACCGGAGCGTTCGATGTGATCGGACGCCGGCGCTACTACTACGTGCTCTCCGGCTTCCTGGTGGTGGCGTCGCTGCTGCTGATCATCATCAAGGGCTTCCACCTCGGCACCGACTTCGCCGGCGGGTCGAAGCTGACGTTCACCCCCACCAACTCGGTGTCGGTCGCCCAGGTGACCGAGGTGCTGGACAAGACCTACGGCAACGGCGTGGTGGAGAAGGTCCAGACGCTGGGCGGCAAGACGCTCCAAGCCACGATGACCTCGCTGAGCGAACCGCAGATCGCGGCGGGTAAGAGTGCGCTGACGAAGGCGTTCAACCTCCCGGCGTCGTCCGTCTCGGGCTCGGAGGTCTCGTCGACCTGGGGTTCGCAGATCTCGGATCGGGCCATCCTGGCCGTGGTCATCTTCTTCATCGCCGTCGGCATCTTCATCTGGGTCCGGTACGAGAAGCGAGTGGCGGCCGGGGCCCTGGTCTCGGTGCTGCACGACGTCATCGTCACCTCCGGGATCTACTCGCTGGCCGGGTTCGAGGTCACCCCGGCGACGGTCATCGGCATGCTGACCATCCTCGGATTCTCGCTGTACGACACCGTGGTGGTCTACGACAAGGTCCAGGAGAATGCCAAGGGCATGACCTCGCTGCTGCGGCGTACCTACCCGGAGACGGCCAACCTGGCCGTCAACCAGACGCTGATGCGCTCGCTGAACACGTCGCTGATCGCCCTCCTGCCGGTGGTCGGACTGCTCGTCGCCGGTGTGGCCGTGCTTGGCGGCGGCACGCTCAAGGACCTCGCGCTGGTCCTGCTGGTCGGCATGCTGGTCGGGGCCTACTCGTCGATCTTCGTGGCGGTACCGGTGGCCGTTGACCTCAAGATGCGAGAGATCACCATCCGGAACCACACCGCGCGCGTGCTCGCCAAGCGCAAGCAGGACGGCACCATCGTCGACGCCGACGGTGACCCGGTCGGGGTCAAGACGGCCGACGGCACCGTCCGCCACGTCAGCGCCCCGGTCAAGGTGACTCCGGTTACGGTCGGCATGAAGGCCAGTGCCGCGCCGCGGCCCGGCGTCAAGCCGCAGCGTCCCGCGCGACCGGCCTCGACCAAGATGGTCAACGGGAAGCCCGTCGTCGAGAAGGCCGCTCCGACCACCGCTGCCACCGAAGAGCCGGCTCCGAGTTCCATCGCCGAGTTGGCCTCCCAGGCGGTCAACCGCCCCCAGCCGACGGCCAAGCCGAAGCCGGGAAGCAAAGCGGCCCGCCCCACCGGCAAACGTGGCCGCTGA
- the yczE gene encoding membrane protein YczE, whose product MSTEAVLPRTPRRRTPLAVLAPIPADRRIRRFGQLVIGLVLYGFTMGLMVRAVFGLDPWDVFHQGLTKLIGHWVHLSYGTVITGASVVVLLAWIPLRQRPGIGTVLNVLIIGWTTDATLAVIHPTGTLAVRILFLLAAVIGNAVAGALYIGAGLGPGPRDGLMTGMVARGIGSVRVVRTSIELSVLLVGWLGGGAVGLGTAVYALAIGPLLQLFLPRLRVPSPETGDGQVGRSSEGDRADNDNDGALPVEFLEGR is encoded by the coding sequence GTGTCCACCGAAGCGGTCCTGCCCCGTACCCCTCGTCGCCGTACCCCACTCGCCGTGCTGGCCCCGATCCCGGCCGATCGCCGGATCCGCCGGTTCGGCCAGCTCGTCATCGGGTTGGTGCTCTACGGCTTCACCATGGGACTGATGGTCCGGGCCGTGTTCGGGCTGGACCCCTGGGACGTGTTCCACCAGGGCCTGACCAAACTCATCGGTCACTGGGTGCACCTGTCCTACGGCACGGTGATCACCGGCGCTTCCGTGGTAGTGCTGCTGGCCTGGATCCCGCTGCGCCAGCGCCCTGGCATCGGCACGGTGCTCAACGTGCTGATCATCGGCTGGACCACCGACGCCACGCTCGCCGTCATCCACCCCACCGGGACGCTCGCCGTCCGGATCCTGTTCCTGCTGGCCGCGGTGATCGGGAACGCGGTCGCCGGCGCGCTGTACATCGGGGCCGGACTCGGCCCTGGTCCCCGCGACGGGCTGATGACCGGCATGGTGGCCCGCGGTATCGGCTCGGTGCGCGTGGTGCGTACGTCGATCGAGCTGTCCGTGCTGTTGGTCGGCTGGTTGGGCGGAGGGGCCGTCGGACTGGGCACCGCTGTCTATGCGCTGGCCATCGGGCCGCTCCTGCAGCTGTTCCTGCCGCGGCTGCGGGTGCCGTCCCCGGAGACCGGCGACGGCCAGGTCGGCCGTTCGTCCGAGGGTGACCGGGCCGACAACGACAACGACGGTGCGTTGCCGGTGGAGTTCCTCGAGGGCCGATAG